From Arachis hypogaea cultivar Tifrunner chromosome 3, arahy.Tifrunner.gnm2.J5K5, whole genome shotgun sequence:
TTGAAAGCTTTAGACTGGTCATTGTTCAATCTTGTTACGGAACACAGGTCTTTCCGGGGTACTTCGACAGACAGTTCTTCTTGGATAACTCTGGGTATCGAGTTGTCATTGTCATTTTCATGAGTTAAAGCTGGCAAATTGTATTGTGTAATCTGTTTTCCGTGCTGAAGGAGTATATCATTTATATCCCTGAGTAGCCGATTTGTGAACGCTAAGGCTGTTGTGGTGCTGGTTGACGGATAATCATCCACcatatatgaaaaaaattcatCCCATAAGCTTCTTACATCTGTAGGCTCACAAaatattaaaatggttgcaaacaaccttcGTAAAGCACATGGCAATCGTAAAACAGATGCCTCAACCAAACATTCACGGATGCTACTGTCACTCTCTAACAATCCTCGATGTTGAGCAGATTGCTTGAAGGACGAATATTGGATCCCATTCACTGTTAGCAAGTCATCCCAACTGATTGGTCCTCTGACATTAGATAACAGAATACGCAAATAGAATTTTTCTCCTTCTGAAGGTGATACAGTATAAATTCTACCGATGGATCTCCTCTGTGTCTTGCGCCGACGCCATTCCTTTTCCTTGTTGTGCCAAGTGTAATACTCTGGAATTTCCCTGTACAAAAGATGCCTAGATTGTTGGTCCTCCTCACGATTTAGAGCAAAGAACTCAGTGAGCATTGTTCTAGAGAAATAATCATCATTAAGTATTTTAGGAATGGTTTGGTGATCATAGAAGCTCACTTGATGTTGATTTGGCAAATGAATTTGTAACCTTTCCACTGATGGATACATTCGGTAAAggttaaatttaaatattctccAACATGCCTCTGGAGCAGCAATCCATCTTGCATCAATAAACTGTTGGACCTCGTCAACATTAGAACTGTTGTGAACTTCCATTGCAACCCGGTCTGGACCCTTGTAGCAATATTTGTAGAGATACTTTATACTCTTGATGCTACTACATATCTCAACATTAATATGGCAATCATACTTTAGTAGTAGCCAAGGGTTGTACGGAACTACCCATCTATTGTCAACCGTGACATTTTGGTTAATTTGTACTGGAGTGTCGAATCGTCGCCTATATTGCGGATATGAGTCGTCACCTCTTCGTGTTTCTGCTGCGAACTCTTTTGGGTAGTTGCGTTTACATTTGCCATTTTTCATGCAGGGTGAAGATTGATCAAGTGTACCGCAAGGACCATGAATCATATGTTTTAGCACAGCATCATGTAGGTGTGGTTCTACTTCTTTAGATGGTATCTCTGCACGTACCAAACTATCATAATGCTCCGGGTCAATTAACTTGTCATTGTTTTCTAAGATTAGCAACATATGTACATGTGGCAACCCTCTTTTTTGAAACTCAGTGACATAAATATAGCTCTTCACCTTTCCCAAGACACCCTTAGTAATTACATCCTCTTTCAGCTGTTCAAATTTGGCTCGAAAAATTCTTGTTGTTAGCTCTGGACGATCTTGTGGAGTTTGAACTGGGTTGAGTTCTGAAGTTATTTCAGTCCAAGATGGATTGCATGTCATTGTGAGAAAAATATCTGGCTTTCCCTCTTTAAGAACAATCGCCATTCCATCTTCATATCGTTGGGTCATGTCGCGACGGCTACCAATGAACGACGATGGTAAtattgttctttttcttccaacatTTTCTGAAGACAAATATATAgagaaatattattagttttaataattattttgggTAATTCTTAATGATTTTTGAAGTAGCAATTAGATACAACAATGTTTACCTGCATTAGTTTCTCCTGTGTGCAAAGCATCTTGTAAACCTTGGTATAATTCAGCCCGTAATTTCTTCTGTCTATTTCGAACCCATCTTAACTTTCCGGTTTCAATTTTCACATAGTTATCAACAACATATTGTTGTAGTAGTCGTCCTGCTTGCAATACGGTGGAATGATCATCGGGGCGGATCtacaaattttttagaatttacaaaaaaattagatacaTTGATCAATTTTTTGGCATAATTTTATTGAAGTCTATACTGCGTAGGAAATGGAGATTTGTACCTGGAGCATATAACTATTATATGTTCGGCATGATACTTTGCCGCCACTTTGACTTCGGGTATTGATATCCCATTCATGAGTTCCAAatggaaaaagaagaggatattgTAGTGGATCGTAATAGCCAACGAATTCCTGAATCCTTCGTAGGCTACCAGCATGAGTTTGCACCTTAATATCTCGCCCACGAATCATTGTTTCAACGTCATCACCAACAATTATGGCTGCTACCTGCGACGCAGTTGGAAGACTATATTGTGGCTGATTAGCAGGTCGCTCTCTAATGACCAAACTACACTCATGTACATCTGACCGTTGTGCAAGCTGGCGAAACACATGGAGAAAAGGATTATACCGGTGTAGCAATTGTTGTaacttgaaaactaatgtttcatGTAGTTGTGTGTTCTCCAGCATCCTATTCTGCAACTCGTGATCAGTATCATATATGTACAGTTGCAAAAACCGTGGCCGCGTGCCCTGATCCGGATGAAATCCTCCTATACTGTGATATATTGAGCCTTGAGCACGAAATGTATATATACCACGACTTGTTATAGCCAGTTGTTCGTCTATGTGCACACCACACGAAGTGAAGGAAAATACATGATTGTATCCACGAatatgttttctaaaatggtttccTTCTGCAGAGGGGTCCAAGAAGATTTCAAGCAATTCCTGAGGAGCATTTACTCGGGGAAGAGAGACTTTTCCCCCATTACAGCACATCTCGAACGTCTCATGGTGAAATAGACGTGTGCTACAGTAATGACATGTCCTTGGGACTGGTAGTGGATTTCGAATTATTGTTCCATCCTCTTGAAAATTTCGAGCACAGTTATGGGATGCTCGAACATTTTGTCTAATTTCTGTACTC
This genomic window contains:
- the LOC114924070 gene encoding uncharacterized protein: MCCNGGKVSLPRVNAPQELLEIFLDPSAEGNHFRKHIRGYNHVFSFTSCGVHIDEQLAITSRGIYTFRAQGSIYHSIGGFHPDQGTRPRFLQLYIYDTDHELQNRMLENTQLHETLVFKLQQLLHRYNPFLHVFRQLAQRSDVHECSLVIRERPANQPQYSLPTASQVAAIIVGDDVETMIRGRDIKVQTHAGSLRRIQEFVGYYDPLQYPLLFPFGTHEWDINTRSQSGGKVSCRTYNSYMLQIRPDDHSTVLQAGRLLQQYVVDNYVKIETGKLRWVRNRQKKLRAELYQGLQDALHTGETNAENVGRKRTILPSSFIGSRRDMTQRYEDGMAIVLKEGKPDIFLTMTCNPSWTEITSELNPVQTPQDRPELTTRIFRAKFEQLKEDVITKGVLGKVKSYIYVTEFQKRGLPHVHMLLILENNDKLIDPEHYDSLVRAEIPSKEVEPHLHDAVLKHMIHGPCGTLDQSSPCMKNGKCKRNYPKEFAAETRRGDDSYPQYRRRFDTPVQINQNVTVDNRWVVPYNPWLLLKYDCHINVEICSSIKSIKYLYKYCYKGPDRVAMEVHNSSNVDEVQQFIDARWIAAPEACWRIFKFNLYRMYPSVERLQIHLPNQHQVSFYDHQTIPKILNDDYFSRTMLTEFFALNREEDQQSRHLLYREIPEYYTWHNKEKEWRRRKTQRRSIGRIYTVSPSEGEKFYLRILLSNVRGPISWDDLLTVNGIQYSSFKQSAQHRGLLESDSSIRECLVEASVLRLPCALRRLFATILIFCEPTDVRSLWDEFFSYMVDDYPSTSTTTALAFTNRLLRDINDILLQHGKQITQYNLPALTHENDNDNSIPRVIQEELSVEVPRKDLCSVTRLNNDQSKAFKCIMNTIDRRESGVFFVDGPGGSGKTFLYRAIIAELRNKGHIVLVTASSGIAATLLPGGRTAHSRFKIPINTEPSSICNISKQSDLAKLIRQTTAIIWDEAPMANKESVQSLDRTLRDILANDMPFGGKVMVMGGDFRQVLPVVPKGSKSQMILASIVKSQLWASTKILHLRQNMRSSNDHVLLSTLCALVMELNPPYMKTLYGYKQIWQFRGRVKHRYTS